The Rickettsiales bacterium genome includes a region encoding these proteins:
- a CDS encoding phosphoenolpyruvate carboxylase, which yields MTNYTARHSQNPLDSTNPLTLAYELSNRQIDIIKNNEELGGDVVADKLKNLRDVVWGNERSQKPASAQIQNSTFSAVFKDLNKHQKEQLISSYARMGHLYEISLLSARSNYLKKMKSSHDKTIPGGVAELISKNNSSGNRLSVSQLVEQLNQPTLEIVMTAHPTNVNSLASMKAQREINKALELDNNDEKEKIINRAIKQYQTTPIPHQVEKEDGTKETKNLTVRDEIEKPLYYLGNIYEDLPRLYKHHDDALATVRGGDGAAKYDPTTLNLKAKFGSWASAGDKDGNIKITAENTLEAVALHTQAILKRYHKDLEKLDINELNEWKTKFNTALEQLEPLLRNIEKLRADAQKDEKDKDKDSTPARLSGRFDNLSKELAKIRSNLGKDKDFENDLLKNSKRQIEEKSGKNQDSLNLLRRFRTFGFNFAKIEYRETAKEYDRVVGEVIGKVQIGDELVKFSELTPQQKVETLTKILQKDGNKAAELFQKAEEKIITEGAGKKYSDDTAMPIAYHTFKRMALARDFNDMIRDNVLAETGQLEKKKNGDKPTSEETVAQGVANMLEAKFVQMAVEKKEKDGKIKRPVLGIVPLFEEPDTMTNIDRIMSAAYENEAYKKHLHDVLHEKDKPNLTQQVMIAHSDNARRAGSVAARAHIHDAHIKMRKLNEKRRNEEAENIKTEFFEGGSISDTYRNGVKAISTSVNDFELHDFAKMTFQGGDLLNYFNHPSSTARLFDRQLAHQAEALIKGDDGEWTIKKEARNGHNSNEVANNIAINALKETQQHYQEKNFTEETMGTLLAALDYKKFQPIMNDSSRGNRGSVIKNPKTTIGATITEIEPINVEKIRTISASKTAQGSGLVLSWVGSKSLEENIIKNINDKITELNRKKEQTKDEKEFIENMSNHTAKSNDKTYGKNDKLTAKQLHYIFEKSPAFRDAINNEAFAIAMTDLDAAKSLATKNLQDSSETAQNGKKYLDRLQRTYTNVSKLAYKSLTGHDSPFRKRTENKTYAHGLTHKMPYMEKDITIKTNYRNALLHWKMHNPEIFDDLNTGRAAQSAQDTVEHGRWLGVSDPTFVEQQRNSGIRIS from the coding sequence ATGACAAATTATACCGCAAGACACTCTCAAAACCCTCTCGATTCTACGAATCCTCTTACTCTTGCTTACGAATTAAGCAACCGGCAAATTGATATTATAAAAAATAATGAAGAATTGGGCGGAGATGTTGTCGCAGACAAGCTGAAAAATTTACGTGACGTGGTATGGGGAAATGAAAGATCCCAAAAACCAGCATCAGCACAGATACAAAATTCTACTTTTAGTGCTGTTTTCAAAGATCTTAATAAACATCAAAAAGAACAATTAATCTCTTCCTACGCGCGGATGGGACATTTGTATGAAATATCCTTGCTATCCGCCCGCTCAAACTATCTAAAAAAAATGAAAAGCTCGCATGACAAAACTATTCCCGGTGGTGTTGCAGAACTCATAAGCAAGAATAATAGTTCAGGAAACAGGTTGTCTGTCTCGCAACTGGTTGAGCAGCTAAACCAGCCAACACTTGAAATAGTAATGACCGCCCACCCGACAAATGTAAACTCTCTTGCCTCAATGAAAGCACAGCGTGAAATCAACAAAGCACTGGAATTAGACAACAACGACGAAAAAGAAAAAATAATTAACCGAGCTATTAAACAATACCAGACAACGCCAATACCACATCAAGTTGAAAAAGAAGACGGAACAAAGGAAACTAAAAACCTTACGGTTCGTGACGAGATAGAAAAACCTCTATATTATCTGGGCAATATTTATGAAGACCTACCGAGATTATACAAACACCATGATGATGCTCTTGCCACAGTAAGAGGTGGGGATGGTGCCGCAAAATATGACCCCACCACATTAAACCTGAAAGCTAAATTCGGCTCATGGGCTTCCGCCGGTGACAAGGATGGCAATATAAAAATAACCGCCGAAAACACACTAGAAGCCGTTGCTCTCCACACACAGGCAATTCTTAAACGTTATCACAAAGATTTAGAAAAACTTGATATAAATGAATTAAATGAATGGAAAACCAAATTCAATACAGCACTAGAACAGCTTGAGCCATTATTAAGAAACATAGAAAAACTTCGCGCCGACGCTCAAAAAGATGAAAAAGATAAAGACAAAGACTCAACTCCCGCACGCTTAAGTGGACGATTTGATAATTTATCAAAAGAGTTAGCTAAAATCCGCAGTAATCTTGGCAAAGATAAAGATTTTGAAAACGACCTATTAAAAAACTCTAAAAGACAGATAGAAGAAAAATCTGGCAAGAATCAAGACTCCCTGAATCTCCTGCGTCGCTTCCGCACCTTTGGTTTTAACTTCGCAAAAATTGAGTATAGGGAAACCGCTAAAGAATATGACCGTGTGGTTGGTGAGGTAATAGGGAAAGTGCAAATTGGTGATGAATTAGTAAAGTTCTCGGAGCTAACACCACAGCAAAAAGTAGAAACACTCACCAAAATTTTACAAAAAGATGGTAATAAAGCCGCTGAACTCTTCCAAAAAGCTGAGGAAAAGATAATAACCGAAGGTGCCGGTAAAAAATATAGTGATGATACAGCCATGCCAATCGCCTACCATACCTTCAAACGTATGGCACTTGCCCGTGACTTCAACGACATGATACGTGATAACGTGCTTGCTGAAACTGGTCAATTAGAGAAGAAAAAAAATGGTGATAAGCCAACATCTGAGGAAACGGTGGCTCAAGGCGTCGCTAATATGTTGGAAGCTAAATTTGTTCAAATGGCAGTGGAGAAAAAAGAAAAAGACGGAAAAATAAAACGTCCGGTTCTTGGTATAGTCCCTCTTTTTGAGGAACCTGATACTATGACAAATATAGATAGAATAATGAGTGCCGCATATGAAAACGAGGCATATAAAAAACATCTGCATGATGTACTTCATGAAAAGGATAAACCTAACCTTACACAACAAGTAATGATCGCCCATAGCGACAATGCCCGAAGAGCCGGATCAGTCGCCGCGCGCGCTCATATCCACGATGCCCATATAAAAATGAGGAAGCTAAATGAAAAGCGCAGAAATGAAGAAGCGGAAAACATAAAAACAGAATTCTTTGAAGGCGGCAGCATCTCGGATACTTACCGCAACGGAGTAAAAGCCATATCGACATCGGTAAATGATTTTGAGTTACATGATTTCGCTAAAATGACCTTCCAGGGTGGTGATTTGCTCAACTATTTCAACCATCCTTCTTCTACCGCCAGGCTATTTGACAGACAATTAGCTCATCAGGCGGAAGCTTTAATTAAAGGTGATGACGGAGAGTGGACAATAAAAAAAGAAGCGCGAAATGGTCATAACTCCAATGAAGTGGCAAACAATATAGCGATCAACGCACTCAAAGAAACCCAGCAGCACTATCAAGAAAAAAACTTTACCGAAGAAACTATGGGCACGTTACTTGCCGCCCTTGATTACAAAAAATTCCAGCCAATCATGAACGATAGTTCGCGAGGCAACAGAGGATCCGTAATTAAAAACCCAAAAACCACCATCGGTGCGACAATAACCGAAATAGAGCCAATTAACGTAGAAAAAATACGCACTATCAGCGCGAGTAAAACAGCTCAGGGCAGTGGGCTTGTCCTGTCATGGGTTGGTTCAAAAAGCCTAGAAGAAAATATAATAAAAAATATCAATGATAAAATTACCGAACTAAATAGAAAAAAAGAACAAACCAAAGATGAAAAAGAATTCATAGAAAATATGTCAAATCATACTGCGAAAAGCAATGACAAGACTTATGGTAAAAATGATAAACTAACAGCAAAGCAGCTACATTATATTTTTGAAAAATCACCGGCATTCCGTGATGCTATAAATAATGAGGCTTTTGCTATTGCCATGACCGATCTCGACGCGGCGAAATCACTAGCGACAAAAAATTTACAAGATAGCTCAGAAACAGCGCAGAACGGTAAAAAATATTTGGATCGCTTACAAAGAACTTACACCAATGTTTCAAAACTTGCCTATAAATCTCTTACCGGTCATGATTCTCCATTCCGCAAAAGAACAGAAAATAAAACATACGCCCACGGACTCACTCATAAAATGCCATATATGGAAAAAGATATAACCATAAAAACTAATTATCGTAATGCCTTATTGCATTGGAAAATGCATAACCCAGAGATATTCGATGACTTAAACACAGGAAGAGCAGCACAATCAGCGCAGGATACTGTAGAGCATGGTCGCTGGTTAGGGGTAAGCGATCCAACATTTGTTGAGCAACAAAGAAATTCTGGCATTAGAATATCGTAA
- a CDS encoding methyltransferase domain-containing protein — protein sequence MNSIKYPLIFDKKRLRIHKERSVKVFSDHDFLFVKMAELLCERLDYIKKDFPLVLDLGAKTGILARMLGEKKTIGRLLQMDNSHALLSAASGDRIVADEEALPFADDSFDLILSVGTLHWANDLAGSLVQIRKILKPDGLFIAMLFGGQTLKELRTSFEKAEIENRGGVSPRVSPFIDVQTGGQLLQRAGFSLPVVDSDVIGVEYPHPLKLMKELRGMGESNCMLGSAKEFTPCSLMMVAVDNYLRDYSNEHGRIEASFEIITLTGWKPCDLQPKPAVRGSGKVNLGDIL from the coding sequence ATGAATTCTATAAAATATCCTCTTATCTTTGATAAAAAACGTTTACGTATTCACAAAGAGCGTTCGGTAAAAGTCTTCTCTGACCATGATTTTTTGTTTGTGAAGATGGCAGAACTTTTATGCGAACGGCTGGATTATATAAAAAAAGATTTTCCTTTAGTTCTGGATTTGGGCGCTAAGACTGGAATTCTCGCGCGAATGTTGGGAGAGAAGAAAACTATTGGTAGATTATTACAAATGGATAATTCACATGCTTTGTTATCAGCGGCAAGTGGTGATAGAATTGTCGCTGATGAGGAAGCTCTGCCCTTTGCCGATGACAGCTTTGATTTGATACTAAGCGTTGGAACTTTGCACTGGGCGAATGATCTGGCGGGCAGTTTAGTGCAAATAAGGAAAATATTAAAGCCGGACGGTTTATTTATAGCCATGCTCTTTGGCGGACAGACATTAAAGGAATTGAGAACTTCTTTTGAGAAGGCGGAGATAGAAAATAGGGGCGGGGTCTCACCACGAGTATCACCGTTTATTGACGTACAAACTGGTGGACAACTATTACAGCGCGCAGGTTTTTCTTTGCCGGTGGTTGATAGTGATGTTATAGGAGTGGAATATCCGCATCCGCTGAAGCTGATGAAAGAGCTGCGAGGTATGGGAGAAAGTAACTGTATGTTAGGCAGCGCGAAAGAGTTTACTCCTTGTTCACTGATGATGGTGGCGGTTGATAATTATCTGCGTGACTACTCAAACGAACATGGGCGCATTGAGGCGAGTTTTGAGATTATAACGCTTACCGGTTGGAAGCCTTGCGATCTTCAGCCAAAACCAGCGGTAAGAGGTAGTGGTAAGGTTAATTTAGGTGATATTTTATAA
- a CDS encoding homocysteine S-methyltransferase family protein, which translates to MTNFLDFIENNVLLLDGAMGTQIQGANLETEKDYWGQENCSEILNLSRPDFIRDVHMKYLTAGSDAVETNTFGGSTITLGEFGLEDKTIEINRRACELAHEAIAEFANDGRKRFVIGSVGPGTKLPSLGHIAYDALEESFTAQMEGLITGKADAILIETTQDVLQIKSAINAAKIAFAKTGVKLPIMVQITIETTGTMLVGTDIAAATTIMDAMDIDVMGLNCATGPQEMARHVQYLSKNWQKKISVLPNAGLPEIRDGQVYFPLSPNEMAGWLERFLKEDGVNIIGGCCGTNETHIKALDEMLRKQESGKNRPAPAKREIHFIPAVASLFNSVELRQENAILAIGERCNANGSKKFREAQEREDWDTCLDMAKEQVREMSHTLDICTAFVGRDEVRDMSEMLTRLRGNITAPLVIDSTELNVLESALKLYGGKAIINSLNFEDGEKPAEKRMALAKKFGAAVVALTIDEQGMAKDVENKVKVAHRLYDFCCNKHGLPPSDLLIDPLTFTICTGNEDDRKLGLWTLEAIERIAKELPEIQIVLGLSNISFGLNPAARHVLNSVYLDHARTRGMTAAIIHVSKIMPLHKIPAHEVEAAEDLIFDRRSPLEKVA; encoded by the coding sequence ATGACCAATTTTTTAGATTTTATAGAGAATAATGTGCTTCTACTTGATGGAGCGATGGGAACACAGATTCAGGGCGCTAACCTTGAAACGGAAAAAGATTACTGGGGACAGGAAAACTGCTCGGAGATCCTCAATCTTTCCCGCCCTGACTTTATCCGTGATGTCCATATGAAATATCTGACGGCGGGTTCGGACGCGGTAGAAACCAACACTTTCGGTGGCTCAACCATAACACTTGGTGAATTCGGACTTGAAGATAAAACTATTGAGATAAACCGCAGGGCTTGCGAACTGGCGCACGAGGCGATCGCCGAATTCGCGAATGACGGCAGGAAACGTTTTGTAATTGGCTCAGTAGGACCGGGTACAAAACTACCAAGTCTTGGTCATATCGCTTATGACGCGCTGGAAGAATCCTTCACAGCACAAATGGAAGGGCTAATAACAGGCAAAGCCGACGCTATATTAATTGAGACCACACAGGATGTTCTGCAAATAAAATCAGCGATAAACGCCGCGAAAATAGCTTTCGCTAAAACCGGCGTGAAACTTCCGATAATGGTACAGATAACCATTGAGACTACGGGAACCATGTTAGTAGGTACTGATATAGCAGCGGCTACTACCATAATGGATGCGATGGATATTGACGTTATGGGCTTAAATTGTGCCACTGGTCCGCAAGAAATGGCAAGACACGTGCAATATCTTTCCAAAAATTGGCAGAAAAAAATATCAGTCCTACCTAATGCCGGACTGCCAGAAATACGTGATGGGCAAGTATATTTTCCATTATCACCGAACGAAATGGCTGGCTGGCTTGAACGTTTCTTAAAAGAAGATGGAGTTAATATAATCGGTGGCTGTTGTGGCACTAATGAAACCCATATCAAAGCCCTTGATGAAATGCTAAGAAAGCAAGAATCTGGCAAAAACCGCCCTGCTCCCGCTAAACGAGAGATTCATTTCATACCGGCGGTTGCCTCTCTATTTAACTCTGTGGAGCTTAGACAGGAAAACGCCATTCTTGCTATCGGTGAACGCTGCAACGCCAATGGCTCCAAAAAATTCCGTGAAGCGCAAGAGCGTGAGGACTGGGATACCTGCCTTGATATGGCGAAGGAGCAAGTGCGCGAAATGTCGCATACTTTGGACATATGTACCGCTTTTGTCGGACGTGATGAAGTGCGTGATATGAGTGAGATGCTCACCAGATTGCGTGGCAATATCACCGCTCCGTTAGTGATAGACTCTACTGAGCTGAATGTTCTGGAATCAGCCCTTAAACTTTATGGTGGCAAAGCGATAATCAATTCTCTTAATTTTGAGGATGGTGAAAAACCAGCGGAAAAACGCATGGCACTCGCTAAAAAATTTGGTGCGGCGGTAGTCGCCCTTACCATTGATGAGCAGGGAATGGCAAAGGATGTGGAAAACAAAGTAAAAGTAGCTCACCGGCTTTATGATTTCTGCTGCAATAAGCACGGATTACCACCGTCTGACCTGTTGATTGACCCACTCACTTTTACCATCTGTACCGGCAATGAGGATGACAGGAAGTTAGGGTTATGGACACTGGAGGCGATAGAGCGTATCGCCAAAGAACTCCCAGAAATACAGATTGTTTTAGGGCTTTCCAATATATCTTTCGGGCTTAATCCCGCCGCTCGTCATGTACTAAACTCAGTATATCTTGACCATGCCCGCACAAGAGGAATGACCGCCGCCATTATCCATGTATCAAAAATTATGCCCCTGCATAAAATCCCAGCGCATGAAGTGGAAGCCGCTGAGGATTTAATATTTGATAGACGTAGTCCGCTGGAGAAAGTGGCTTAG